In Bacteroidales bacterium, the genomic window CGCAACACCCTGCCTGGAGTATTCATAATCCTCTTTAGCATCATGCCCCGGTTTCCTGGCAATAGGAATGCGTGTTTGCTTAATCAGTTGTTTCGGCGACTCATCCATACACACAACCGGATATCGCTTGTCATAAGGCATTTTGTATATATCCAGTACAGATTCCATATGGGCTACAAAGTCGCTATTTGCCAGAGGAGGGATCACCCAACCTTTGACCCGCCACGGTTTGATTTCGTTTTTTTAAGCACCTGACGAACAGTTTCATGTGAGATTGTTTCGGTATATGCCAGTTCTACCATCTTGTCTGCAAGCATCCGTAAGGACCAACGTGCATAGCCTTCTGGAGCTTCACTACAGCTTAGGGCCACTAAATGAGCTTCAAAATCACCATCCGCCTTCTTGGGACCCTTCTTTGGGTATGGCTTGCGATCCATGCATGCATCAAAGCCTTCCTCTACAAATCGTTGTTTCACACGCTCAACAGTCTTGGTGTTTATTTGCAATACCTGGGCAACTTGCTCGTTGGACAATTTCTGACCAAAAGGCCCCTCATCTGTATTTATCAGGATGCAGGCGTTTCGATACTCCTGTGAGCTATGTTTTCCCTTGCCTAATGTGCGCTTGCACAACTCATGCTCATCTTGAGTTAAAGTTACTTTATACCGTACCATCGTTTTTGATGGCAAGTTAAATAATAAAACAGACATATTCAAGTTGACATGACACTAGTCTTTTTCAGACTCAACAGGTTGAGGATATCGGATAGCATACTTTTTTACCTGGATAAACCAGAGTACCCCGCCCGTTAGAAATAGTGCCAGACTGATTACAGCTGCCACCGGTATCAGGGTACTGGTGCCAATTTCCTCCAGCATATCATCGGCACTTCCCCTGGAATTAAAATAGTAATAAATCACCCCCATGGCATTGTTTACAAAATGAGCCAGGATGGGATACCAGATGGATCGCCCGTAAAACATCAGATAACCCAGAATCACCCCCAGCACAAACCTGGGCAGGAATGTGAAGAACTGAAAGTGAAACGCACTGAAAAACACAGCCGTAACAAGGATGGCCAGGTGAACATTCCTGAGCATATCGATCATCAACCTTTGTAACAATCCCCTGAATATCAGCTCCTCTCCAACGGCCGCTATGACCGCGATCATACAAAGGTTCACCAGAAGGCCCACAAAACTTTTCGTTGCCGTGAAGGCCACCATCATTTCTTCCGCGGTATTCTCCAGGCTGCGGAGTAAACGGTCAATCGCCCGGATGGGAATTTCCATTTTCAGGTTAATCTCG contains:
- a CDS encoding CPBP family intramembrane metalloprotease, with protein sequence MPKRALLAGLRPAEKFLFSVVMLFILGLGFQFLGAFLAAWIYGFSISEVLALGTYDNPDYVSASKLIQILGSVGTFILPAFLFSYLFEGDLFSYYQFRNQTGMVPMLLVILMMVSVIPFINYLAEINLKMEIPIRAIDRLLRSLENTAEEMMVAFTATKSFVGLLVNLCMIAVIAAVGEELIFRGLLQRLMIDMLRNVHLAILVTAVFFSAFHFQFFTFLPRFVLGVILGYLMFYGRSIWYPILAHFVNNAMGVIYYYFNSRGSADDMLEEIGTSTLIPVAAVISLALFLTGGVLWFIQVKKYAIRYPQPVESEKD
- a CDS encoding IS630 family transposase (programmed frameshift) codes for the protein MVRYKVTLTQDEHELCKRTLGKGKHSSQEYRNACILINTDEGPFGQKLSNEQVAQVLQINTKTVERVKQRFVEEGFDACMDRKPYPKKGPKKADGDFEAHLVALSCSEAPEGYARWSLRMLADKMVELAYTETISHETVRQVLKKTKIKPWRVKGWVIPPLANSDFVAHMESVLDIYKMPYDKRYPVVCMDESPKQLIKQTRIPIARKPGHDAKEDYEYSRQGVANIFLANEPLKGKRYIRIKKSKTKKDWAYFVRYIADQKYPNAEKIRLIMDNLNTHKLSALYETFSPEEAKRIWDRFEFIYTPKHGSWLNMAEIELNVLMGQCLNRRIDNTVTIRKETRAWVKDRNNKNAKINWQFKTDDARIKLKRLYPTISS